From a single Arvicanthis niloticus isolate mArvNil1 chromosome 19, mArvNil1.pat.X, whole genome shotgun sequence genomic region:
- the LOC117723726 gene encoding large ribosomal subunit protein eL42-like codes for METDSALPNIVNIPKTCWTFCKKCGKHQPHKVTQYKKGKDSLYSQGKHHYDRKQSIYAGQTKPIFCKKAKTTKKIVLRLECTRSNCRSKRMLAIKRCKHFEPGGNKKRKGQVIQF; via the coding sequence CTGATAGTGCTCTTCCAAACATAGTGAACATTCCTAAGACCTGCTGGACATTCTGCAAGAAATGTGGGAAGCACCAACCCCACAAGGTGACACAGTACAAGAAGGGCAAGGATTCATTGTATTCCCAGGGAAAGCACCACTATGACAGGAAACAGAGTATCTATGCTGGGCAGACTAAGCCTATTTTCTGCAAAAAGGCTAAAACTACAAAGAAGATTGTCCTGAGACTGGAGTGCACTAGGTCTAATTGCAGATCTAAGAGGATGCTGGCTATTAAGAGATGTAAGCATTTTGAACCAGGAGGcaacaagaagagaaagggccAAGTGATCCAGTTCTAA